The following coding sequences are from one Bacillota bacterium window:
- the flgK gene encoding flagellar hook-associated protein FlgK: MGLETARRALEAQQIALQVTAHNIANANTPGYSRQVLAFSPTDPYTVPTLSRSVGAGQVGTGVSVSDIVRVRDAFLDSQARGVQTLVGEMESRRDALQEVEIIFNEPSESGLHSVVDAFWQSLQVLANNPESPSVRSAVKQAGETLALAFRTTHRQLQDLRANIDSVVRARVLEINDIAKEISQVNQQIANVAAVNDKPNDLLDRRDSLLEKLSRYADISILPENNGTVSVFLNGVALASPYGFQAISVANDPLNSNYAALTWSSTGTPVEVRGGELRGLIDTRDKAVADYVSKLNTAANTMITQINAVHQGGFGLPPANATGLDFFVGSSGLNNAGDIAVNPALTSNNIAAASAANSPGDGANALLLAAVKSTATPALGGASPDDYFRAIIGQVGLDTRETTRIAEGQALLAKQIANQRDSLSGVSLDEEMVNMMKYQHAYQAAAKLMTVVDEMLDTLINQLGRV; the protein is encoded by the coding sequence ATGGGTTTGGAAACAGCCCGTCGGGCGCTGGAGGCCCAGCAGATCGCCCTCCAGGTGACCGCCCACAACATCGCCAACGCCAACACGCCGGGCTATTCCCGGCAGGTCCTGGCCTTCTCCCCGACCGACCCGTACACCGTGCCGACGCTCTCCCGTTCAGTGGGGGCGGGGCAGGTGGGTACGGGCGTTTCTGTCTCCGACATCGTCAGGGTCCGCGACGCCTTCCTCGACTCGCAGGCCAGAGGCGTCCAGACCCTGGTCGGGGAGATGGAGTCCAGGCGGGACGCCCTTCAGGAAGTCGAGATCATCTTCAACGAGCCTTCCGAGTCGGGTCTCCACAGCGTCGTCGACGCCTTCTGGCAGTCGTTGCAGGTCCTGGCCAACAACCCCGAGTCGCCCTCGGTCCGGTCGGCGGTCAAGCAAGCCGGGGAGACCCTGGCCCTGGCCTTCCGGACGACCCACCGCCAGCTGCAGGATCTGCGGGCAAACATCGATAGTGTGGTTAGGGCCCGGGTCCTCGAGATCAACGACATCGCCAAAGAAATCTCACAGGTCAATCAGCAGATCGCCAACGTCGCGGCGGTCAACGACAAGCCCAACGACCTGCTGGACCGGAGGGACTCCCTCCTCGAGAAGCTCTCCCGTTACGCCGACATCAGCATCCTGCCCGAGAATAACGGGACGGTCTCGGTCTTCCTCAACGGGGTGGCCCTGGCCAGCCCCTACGGTTTCCAGGCGATCAGCGTCGCCAACGACCCCTTGAACAGCAACTATGCCGCCCTCACCTGGAGCTCGACGGGCACGCCGGTCGAGGTTCGGGGCGGCGAGCTCCGGGGCCTCATCGACACGCGGGACAAGGCCGTCGCTGATTACGTGAGCAAGCTGAACACCGCCGCGAACACGATGATCACCCAGATCAACGCGGTCCACCAGGGCGGCTTCGGGCTCCCCCCGGCCAACGCCACCGGTCTGGACTTCTTCGTCGGGTCGAGTGGCCTGAACAACGCCGGCGACATCGCCGTCAACCCGGCCCTGACCTCGAACAACATCGCCGCCGCCTCGGCGGCCAACAGTCCCGGTGACGGCGCCAACGCCCTCCTCTTGGCCGCGGTCAAGAGCACGGCCACGCCGGCCCTCGGCGGCGCCAGCCCCGACGACTACTTCCGGGCCATCATCGGCCAGGTCGGCCTGGACACCCGGGAGACCACCCGGATCGCCGAGGGCCAGGCCCTTCTGGCCAAACAGATCGCCAATCAGCGGGATTCACTCTCGGGGGTCTCCCTCGACGAAGAGATGGTCAACATGATGAAATACCAGCACGCCTACCAAGCCGCGGCGAAGTTGATGACGGTCGTCGACGAGATGCTCGACACCCTGATCAACCAGCTCGGCCGCGTGTAG
- a CDS encoding flagellar protein FlgN, producing MIQTQVGRMTEVLDQEAEVYRVLVELSSKKQKALVEGDLEALPGIIRAEESLLWQAGRVEETRQMAATELADELHLSEGERTLGRLIEIIGGASGERLREQHDEILKAVTELAEGNQINGRLIEQAMNQVKLTINLLAKAKPGGAAYGPDGGRNVDGGALKIDRQV from the coding sequence TTGATTCAGACGCAGGTGGGACGGATGACCGAGGTCCTCGACCAGGAGGCCGAGGTCTACCGGGTCCTGGTGGAACTGTCTTCGAAGAAGCAGAAAGCGCTGGTGGAGGGCGACCTTGAAGCCCTCCCCGGAATCATAAGGGCCGAGGAATCCCTTCTCTGGCAGGCCGGTCGGGTCGAGGAGACCCGGCAGATGGCGGCCACTGAACTCGCCGACGAGCTTCACCTCAGTGAAGGTGAGCGGACGCTGGGCCGACTGATCGAGATCATCGGCGGCGCGAGCGGCGAGAGACTCCGCGAGCAGCACGACGAGATCCTGAAGGCCGTGACCGAACTGGCCGAAGGCAACCAGATCAATGGTCGCCTCATCGAGCAGGCCATGAATCAGGTCAAACTGACCATCAACCTGCTGGCCAAGGCCAAACCGGGCGGCGCGGCCTACGGCCCCGACGGCGGGCGCAACGTCGACGGAGGGGCGTTGAAGATCGACCGCCAGGTCTGA
- the flgM gene encoding flagellar biosynthesis anti-sigma factor FlgM, with protein MKISQKQIHDLLQTYSQRAPEKLGNETVAKREVAKDKASGPVDKVIVSDQAREVRKVKEAVAKLPEVRQERVEELKKQVAEGTYKPKAEDIAEKLLGRILGDRVR; from the coding sequence ATGAAGATCTCCCAGAAACAGATCCACGACCTACTGCAGACCTATTCGCAGCGGGCACCGGAGAAGCTCGGGAACGAGACCGTGGCCAAGAGAGAGGTCGCCAAGGACAAAGCGAGCGGCCCGGTGGACAAGGTCATCGTCTCGGATCAAGCCAGGGAAGTCCGCAAGGTCAAGGAAGCCGTGGCCAAGCTGCCTGAAGTTCGTCAGGAGCGGGTGGAGGAGCTCAAGAAGCAGGTCGCCGAGGGCACCTACAAGCCCAAGGCGGAAGACATCGCCGAAAAGCTCCTCGGCCGGATCCTGGGCGATCGCGTGCGCTGA
- a CDS encoding MerR family transcriptional regulator: MPMELRNCPRCGNLFTYSGKNLCPVCLAEDEKEYDTLRAFLKDNPRAGLEETSEATGVKPERILKFLREGRIVAAQEVSWIQCERCGKPIIAGRFCSECAGDLRKELHLEGPGDRLDRGDQDRMHTADLIKKSKK; the protein is encoded by the coding sequence ATGCCGATGGAGCTGAGGAACTGCCCGAGGTGCGGCAACCTATTCACCTACTCGGGCAAGAACCTATGCCCAGTCTGCCTGGCCGAGGACGAGAAGGAGTACGACACCCTGCGGGCCTTCCTGAAGGACAACCCCCGCGCCGGTCTCGAGGAGACCAGTGAGGCCACGGGGGTCAAGCCCGAGCGGATTCTGAAGTTCCTCCGCGAGGGCCGGATCGTCGCCGCCCAAGAAGTCTCCTGGATCCAGTGTGAACGCTGCGGCAAGCCGATCATCGCCGGTCGCTTCTGCTCCGAGTGCGCCGGGGACCTCCGCAAGGAGCTGCATCTGGAGGGGCCGGGCGACCGTCTCGATCGGGGCGATCAGGACCGGATGCACACCGCCGATCTCATAAAGAAGAGTAAGAAGTAG